A part of Falco naumanni isolate bFalNau1 chromosome 19, bFalNau1.pat, whole genome shotgun sequence genomic DNA contains:
- the RAB11FIP1 gene encoding rab11 family-interacting protein 1 isoform X2 — MSGPAPAWVPTHVQVTVLQARGLRAKAAAGGGGSDAYTVMALGRDKFSTSVAERCQGRPLWREEATFELPPPPRPAALRLTVLHRALVGLDKFLGRAEVDLAALRAEGGRRHSRWYKLRSKPGKKEKERGEIEVDIQFMRSNMTASMFDLSIKDKPRSPFGKLKDKLKGKRSSGLSDTASAIVPSTTHSPADSEDESVEKEKKKIKFKTLFSKPGLQKTSLSQSMSVLPTQQPVTERVRLRPSDFQSEWDDEESETSPTSEKAFGNVLEEKSSFSPVFKSRKTAALDSRQLNQVTANYTKKEGLSLFSGLKSKSDPVSKSSLCINGSHVYMEESTTKDNTPASSPSPHNFRRKQLFASEENLSSRSTKGPEETGRTSPSHAFSGSASLETFKSMTLPSYKLLSSEEYLETSVPPSVEVIKETKKPDHKKSALLCLVTGKKEAVKNSDAENIPDRALQDEENKVLEEKSEQEAKHLEIPANLGRGNPSEDGHHAEDVSANKQPLNPFEEERKPEKVAAPAKTKAVKPRLGVSSEEETKATLPTPAPDSLPAFLSVHCISSNNNPFISKMGQKVQVPDSENITSSPASLTSPSAAELLNGKNPFAPEWGRARATLDPESIAHFTSSHHLAAPVPKMPLPGQVSGSGNNPFASEWGQNLWGQGPESTDMWASQALSHSPAPSPPSDCHFNDNNPFVSKLGWEADAPGFKVVASSSSLCLPFDEDCSSAEHPAELKHSGHDASESSSDVALTSNVKAVSNPLCILSDNPGLAPKKQCDSLQVEISLKRSKLGNRKSVSFLRDGSEGITSGDEDLGGQECEKQCSDFSEILLMGSEATGEQAGFARQLEAGCYPSSELSSDSTGPIQNRETAVEAGVEVGGVSTEPCTKDHKGFASPSKCSNSLLPEIGAEQPPSPESQLKEKQEIFGEKRWEERAPMLEPQAAPLAKKDSFSQVGPAKATWGACTPSPQEASVGRADSDVLVTPKPAPQLSLSLKKCPLVSQADELSGDLPSSGGGVKSVSPLPNDKALDASGCLPQSGSLQTVTPPVMLGDDSSNRHLKNEGNDDLFDCLTNLKCAIPVTGDRGLKLTGLPVIPEGGSDDELLGDCQENYGVDAGDKNISETGKQSLDLMPRHEELKEHSDSSAATQVTWAAPGGGSACKPKKSPMLSARVDVHGVDNQVADSALGMTFHSTEHNSNFEKQELKISAGVKECAECDFFEPSVSSSSLSSPSQPYSSSQALLSDTPSHRAESPKKPTAEGFADKAGNSGKKKLLQAWVSPSESYPNQTQQSGETVSPKHRLHPVKPMNTTANKPQSKNLNVISTMSEKLLEMNVK, encoded by the exons ATGTCGGGCCCGGCGCCGGCCTGGGTGCCCACCCACGTGCAGGTGACGGTGCTGCAggcgcgggggctgcgggccaaggcggcggcgggcggcggcggcagcgaCGCCTACACCGTGATGGCGCTGGGCCGCGACAAGTTCTCCACGTCGGTGGCGGAGCGGTGCCAGGGCCGCCCGCTCTGGCGGGAGGAGGCCACCTTCgagctgccgccgccgccgcggcccgccgCCCTGCGCCTCACCGTGCTGCACCGCGCCCTCGTCGGCCTCGACAAGTTCCTGGGCCGCGCCGAGGTGGATCtggcggcgctgcgggccgagggcgggcggcggcacAGCAG GTGGTACAAGCTTCGCTCCAAaccagggaagaaggaaaaggagagaggggagattgAAGTAGATATCCAGTTTATGAGAAGCAACATGACAGCCAGTATGTTTGACCTGTCCATAAAAGACAAGCCTCGCTCTCCCTTTGGCAAGCTCAAAGACAAGCTcaaggggaagaggagcagTGGCCTTTCTGACACGGCGTCGGCGATCGTTCCCAGCACAACTCACTCCCCTGCTGACAGTGAAGATGAGTCAgttgagaaggaaaagaagaaaataaagttcaaaACCCTGTTTTCCAAACCTGGCCTGCAGAAGACCTCCCTCTCCCAGTCCATGTCAGTCCTACCGACACAGCAGCCCGTCACCGAGAGGGTTCGGCTGCGGCCCAGCGACTTCCAGTCAGAATGGGATGACGAGGAGTCCGAGACCTCTCCAACCTCAGAAA aagccttTGGAAATGTCCTGGAAGAGAAGtcctctttctctcctgtaTTTAAATCTCGTAAAACGGCAGCTTTGGACAGCAGGCAACTAAACCAAGTAACCGCTAACTACACCAAGAAAGAAGGGCTCTCTTTATTCAGTGGCCTTAAATCCAAAAGCGATCCTGTTTCCAAGTCTAGTCTGTGTATCAACGGCAGCCACGTTTATATGGAAGAAAGCACAACGAAGGACAACACTCCagcctcttccccttctcctcacAACTTCAGAAGGAAGCAGCTCTTTGCTTCTGAAGAGAACCTGTCTTCCAGATCTACTAAAGGACCTGAAGAGACAGGAAGAACATCTCCTAGTCATGCTTTCTCTGGGTCTGCATCCTTGGAGACCTTTAAATCTATGACTTTGCCATCATATAAATTGCTTAGCAGTGAAGAATACCTGGAAACCAGCGTTCCTCCGAGTGTTGAGGTTATTAAAGAGACCAAAAAACCGGACCACAAAAAGTCTGCCTTGCTCTGTCTGGTCactgggaagaaggaagcagtGAAGAACAGTGATGCTGAGAATATTCCTGACAGAGCCCTGCAGGATGAGGAGAACAAAGTTCTAGAGGAGAAGAGTGAACAAGAGGCCAAACATCTTGAAATTCCAGCAAATTTAGGCAGAGGGAATCCATCAGAAGATGGTCACCACGCAGAAGACGTCTCTGCAAATAAGCAGCCTCTCAACCCTTTTGAGGAAGAACGGAAACCTGAAAAAGTTGCCGCGCCGGCGAAGACGAAAGCTGTCAAGCCCAG ACTGGGCGTGTCTTCAGAGGAGGAAACCAAAGCCACGCTTCCTACTCCTGCACCTGAttcccttcctgcttttctttctgtacacTGTATCAGTAGTAACAATaatccttttatttctaaaatggGACAGAAAGTCCAAGTGCCAGACTCTGAAAACATTACTAGTTCTCCGGCATCTCTTACTTCTCCTTCCGCTGCAGAGCTTTTAAATGGCAAGAACCCGTTTGCTCCTGAGTGGGGCAGGGCACGTGCAACCCTGGATCCCGAAAGCATTGCCCATTTCACTTCGTCCCATCATCTTGCAGCCCCTGTTCCCAAAATGCCTCTTCCTGGGCAGGTCTCTGGTAGTGGCAATAATCCTTTTGCTTCTGAATGGGGGCAGAACTTATGGGGCCAAGGTCCTGAAAGCACTGATATGTGGGCTTCCCAGGCTCTTTCTCACTCACCTGCACCTTCTCCCCCCTCTGACTGTCATTTTAATGACAACAATCCCTTTGTATCCAAGCTTGGGTGGGAAGCAGATGCGCCAGGTTTCAAAGTTGTTGCCAGTTCTTCATCTTTGTGCCTTCCTTTTGATGAAGACTGTTCCTCAGCAGAACACCCTGCTGAGCTGAAACACTCTGGGCATGATGCTTCAGAGAGCTCTTCAGATGTGGCTTTAACGAGTAACGTCAAAGCTGTATCAAACCCTCTCTGCATCCTTTCTGACAACCCTGGCCTGGCTCCAAAGAAACAGTGCGATTCTCTTCAGGTTgagatttctttgaaaagaagtaAGCTAGGCAACAGGAAATCTGTGTCCTTTCTCCGTGATGGATCAGAGGGCATTACATCAGGTGATGAGGATTTGGGTGGGCAGGAATGTGAAAAGCAGTGctctgatttcagtgaaatctTACTTATGGGTTCAGAGGCGACAGGAGAGCAAGCAGGGTTTGCTCGCCAACTGGAAGCAGGGTGCTACCCATCATCAGAACTCTCTAGTGACAGCACAGGTCCCATCCAAAACAGAGAGACCGCTGTTGAGGCTGGTGTGGAAGTAGGCGGTGTAAGTACTGAACCCTGCACCAAGGACCACAAAGGCTTTGCATCTCCTTCCAAGTGTAGTAATAGCCTCTTGCCAGAGATCGGTGCTGAGCAGCCACCTTCCCCAGAGAGCCAActgaaagagaagcaggagaTTTTTGGTGAAAAGAGATGGGAAGAACGTGCACCCATGCTAGAGCCCCAGGCAGCTCCACTTGCTAAAAAAGACTCATTTTCTCAAGTAGGACCTGCCAAAGCAACCTGGGGAGCTTGCACGCCGTCCCCTCAGGAAGCCAGTGTAGGGAGGGCTGACAGTGACGTGCTTGTCACACCAAAGCCAGCACCACAGTTATCTTTATCACTGAAGAAGTGCCCACTGGTTTCTCAGGCTGATGAGTTAAGTGGTGATTTGCCTTCTTCAGGCGGCGGTGTAAAATCTGTGTCCCCATTACCTAATGATAAAGCCTTGGATGCTTCTGGGTGCCTCCCCCAAAGTGGCTCATTGCAGACTGTCACTCCTCCAGTGATGCTTGGAGATGACAGCAGTAATAGGCATTTAAAAAACGAAGGCAATGACGATTTATTCGACTGTCTTACGAATCTAAAGTGTGCCATTCCCGTTACTGGAGACCGTGGTTTGAAACTGACCGGTCTTCCAGTTATTCCAGAAGGAGGCTCCGATGACGAGCTGCTGGGTGACTGTCAGGAGAACTATGGTGTCGATGCAGgtgataaaaacatttcagaaactgGAAAGCAGTCTCTAGATTTAATGCCTCGGCATGAAGAACTGAAAGAGCACTCCGATAGCTCTGCTGCAACCCAAGTAACCTGGGCTGCTCCAGGAGGAGGAAGTGCTTGTAAGCCAAAAAAATCACCCATGCTGTCTGCTAGAGTGGATGTTCATGGTGTCGATAACCAGGTAGCTGACTCAGCCTTAGGTATGACGTTTCATTCCACAGAGCATAATAGTAATTTTGAGaaacaagaactgaaaataagtGCAGGTGTCAAGGAGTGCGCAGAGTGTGACTTCTTTGAGCcttctgtttcctcttcctccctgtcAAGTCCTTCCCAGCCCTACTCTTCCTCTCAAGCCCTTCTCTCTGACACCCCAAGTCATAGAGCAGAGTCTCCGAAAAAGCCAACAGCCGAGGGCTTCGCAGATAAAGCAGGAAATTCTGGCAAGAAGAAGCTTCTTCAGGCATGGGTTTCACCCTCTGAATCATATCCTAACCAAACTCAGCAGAGTGGTGAAACAGTGTCTCCTAAGCACAG ACTCCATCCTGTGAAGCCAATGAATACCACAGCAAACAAGCCTCAAAGTAAAAACCTGAATGTCATCAGCACTATGAGTGAAAAGCTGCTCGAGATGAATGTGAAG TGA